In Festucalex cinctus isolate MCC-2025b chromosome 21, RoL_Fcin_1.0, whole genome shotgun sequence, one genomic interval encodes:
- the LOC144010377 gene encoding uncharacterized protein LOC144010377, whose amino-acid sequence MQDQLDIGASPDHSCITATAGFQATAPGASTHNHHPTTTPSTCLLAPTTTRSLLQELAPTTTAAVATAHSHYSQHLAGFQVTATVASAHNHYYTQHLPGFQVTAPGASPYNHQTTATVTSAHNHYYSQHLPGFQVTAPGASPHNHQTTAAVATAHSHYSQHLAGFQVTATVASAHNHYYTQHLPGFQVTAPGASPYNHQVTATVASAHNHYYSQHLPGFQVTATVASAHNHHTTTTPRSLLQELAPTTTTTASTCLASRSLLQELAPTTTRPLLQ is encoded by the exons ATGCAGGATCAGCTTGACATTGGTG CAAGTCCAGACCACTCCTGCATTACTGCAACAGCTGGCTTCCAAGCCACTGCTCCAGGAGCTAGCACCCATAACCACCATCCCACTACTACACCCAGCACctgcctg CTAGCACCCACAACCACCAGGTCACTGCTCCAGGAGCTAGCCCCCACAACCACTGCTGCAGTAGCTACCGCCCACAGCcactacagccagcacctggctggcttccaggtcactgctacagtagctagcgcccataACCACTACTACACCCAGCACctgcctggcttccaggtcactgctccAGGAGCTAGCCCCTACAACCACCAGACCACTGCTACAGTAactagcgcccacaaccactactacagccagcacctgcctggcttccag GTCACTGCTCCAGGAGCTAGCCCCCACAACCACCAGACCACTGCTGCAGTAGCTACCGCCCACAGCcactacagccagcacctggctggcttccaggtcactgctacagtagctagcgcccataACCACTACTACACCCAGCACctgcctggcttccaggtcactgctccAGGAGCTAGCCCCTACAACCACCAGGtcactgctacagtagctagcgcccacaaccactactacagccagcacctgcctggcttccaggtcactgctacagtagctagcgcccataACCACCATACCACTACTACACCCAGGTCACTGCTCCAGGAGCTAGCCCCCACAACCActactacagccagcacctgcctggcttccaggtcactgctccAGGAGCTAGCCCCTACAACCACCAGACcactgctacagtag